One region of Solanum pennellii chromosome 6, SPENNV200 genomic DNA includes:
- the LOC107022758 gene encoding auxin-responsive protein IAA29-like codes for MELELGLGLALPNSNPIKYSYLNDNNINIDTFDDNFSEMKKINNDDYGSNKVEGKTLSLLIWNGQPNEEEDDSHQKRRYFEACYNQEFKEENGVVGWPPIKSWRKKLIHGINHEVGWNKNIINNNNNNSRHNIGIRNSMYVKVKMEGVAIGRKIDLMLYNSYQILTNTLLQMFNKSHESCDENDGRFTLLYQDKEGDWMLAEDVPWETFMETVQRIQILRNWKSGRSTRKSSHIS; via the exons ATGGAACTTGAGCTTGGTCTTGGTCTTGCACTTCCTAATTCAAATCCTATCAAATATTCCTACCTAAATGACAACAATATTAATATTGACACATTTGATGACAACTTCTCAGAAATGAAGAAGATTAATAATGATGATTATGGTAGTAACAAAGTTGAAGGTAAAACATTGTCTTTGCTTATATGGAATGGCCAAccaaatgaagaagaagatgatagtCATCAAAAAAGGAGATATTTTGAAGCTTGTTATAATCA AGAATTCAAGGAAGAAAATGGAGTAGTGGGGTGGCCACCAATTAAATCATGGAGAAAAAAACTAATTCATGGGATTAATCATGAAGTTGGAtggaacaaaaatattattaataataataataataatagtagacaCAATATTGGAATTAGAAATTCCATGTATGTGAAGGTTAAAATGGAAGGAGTAGCCATTGGAAGAAAAATTGATCTAATGTTATATAATTCTTATCAAATCCTTACTAACACTTTGCTCCAAATGTTTAATAAAT CACATGAGAGTTGTGATGAAAATGATGGACGCTTTACACTATTGTACCAAGACAAAGAAGGAGATTGGATGCTTGCTGAAGATGTACCTTGGGA AACATTCATGGAGACAGTTCAGAGAATACAGATTCTAAGGAATTGGAAGAGTGGAAGAAGCACAAGAAAATCATCCCATATTTCTTAA